DNA sequence from the Halobacterium sp. DL1 genome:
TGCGGTTCGTGGTCATCGGCCTGCTGTTCGTGCTCGTCATCCGGTACCGACCGGAGGGACTGTTCGGCGACCCCTCGGAGATCGAGGCGCTGGGGGAGGAGGAGTGACCGATGTCCACTGACGACACACCGGCCGGCGGGCAGCCGGCCGACGACGGTACGGAGTTGCTCGAAGTCGACAACGTCGTGAAGACGTTCGGCGGCCTGGTCGCCGTCGACGGCGCCACCTTCGGCGTCGAGCGGGCGTCCATCACGGGACTCATCGGCCCGAACGGCGCCGGGAAGTCGACGCTATTCAACTGCATCACGGGCGTCCACACGCCCGACAGCGGCGAGGTGCGCCTCGACGGCGACCCGATCCAGGGGCTCTCGCCGACCGAGATCGCGCGCCGCGGCGTCGGGCGGACGTTCCAGACGCCGAAGACGTTCCGCGGGATGACCGTCCGCGAGAACCTCGCGTTCGCCGCGAAGGGACAGCTCGGCGAGCGAGCGCTCAGCACCATCTTCCGGTCGGGCGCCGTCGACGACCAGGAGGCCGACATCCAGGCGACGGTCGACGAGACCCTCGAGTTCCTCGAACTCGACCACCTCGCCGAGGAGTACGGGAGCGCCCTCTCCGGCGGCCAGCGGAAACTGCTGGAACTCGGCCGGGTGCTGATGATGGACCCCGAGATCATCCTGCTCGACGAACCCATCGCGGGCGTCAACCCGTCGCTGACCGACGAACTACTGGCCCGGCTCCGCGAACTCAACGACCGCGGCCGGACCATCCTGCTCATCGAGCACGACATGGGCGTCGTGATGGAGAACTGCGACCGCGTCGTCGTGATGCACAACGGCCAGACGCTGGCGTCCGGCCCGCCCTCCATCGTCCAGGAGGACGAGCGCGTCGTCGAGGCCTACCTCGGGGGGTACGACCGATGAGCGACATCGAGACCGTCCGGCGGTACGACGACGCGGTGTTCTCCGCGCGCGACGTCGAGACCGGCTACGGCGACCTCCAGGTGCTGTACGGCGTCGACATCGACGTGCAGGACGACGAGATCGTGCTGGTGTTCGGGCCGAACGGCGCCGGGAAGTCGACGCTGATGCGCGCGCTGTTCAAGCAGCTGCCGCTGTGGGCGGGCACCATCGAGATCGGCGGCGAGGACTACTCGGGCCTCGAAGCCAACCAGATGGTGTCCCACGGGGTCTCCTACGTCCCGCAGACGTCGAACGTCTTCCCCAACCTCACCGTCGCGGAGAACCTCGACATCGGGGCCATCCACGCTAGCGACGCGGACGACCGCCGACAGCGGATGTTCGAACTCTTCCCGCGTCTGGAGGAGCGCCACAGCCAGGACGCGGAGACGCTCTCGGGCGGCGAGCGACAGATGCTCGCGATGGCGCGCGCGCTGATGCCCGACCCCGACGTGTTGCTCATCGACGAGCCCTCGGCGGGGCTGGCGCCCCAGCTCATCGAGCGGACGTTCGAGCACGTCGACCAGATCCGGCAGACGGGCACGGCGGTGTTGATGGTCGAGCAGAACGTCGACGCCGCGCTCGACGTCACCGACCGCGCCTACGCCCTCGACATGGGCGAGAACAAGTTCGAGGCCGACGCCGAGACCATCCGGAGCTCCCAGCGCGTGCGGGACCTCTACCTCGGCAAGTAGGTCGCTCGCGTCCGGACTTTCAGAACACCTTTTGCCGCCGCCCACGACCCACCGGACATGTTCATCGCTTTCCGCCGGGAGGTCGAGACGGCCCTCGCGGCCGCACTCGACGACCTCGGCTACCCGACCGGGGACCTCGGCATCGAGGAACCACCCGCGGACGTTCCCGCCGTACTCGCGTCCAGCGCGGCGTTCCGGCTCGCGGGCGAGGCGGGGGCACCGCCGCCGCAGGTCGCCGCCGAACTCGTCGACGCGCTCGACTTGACAGAGGCGGACTACGTCGGCGGCGTTAGCTCGCAGGGCCCGTACGTGAACTTCACGCCGAGCGAGGAGTACTACGCAGCCACGCTGGAGTCCGCGCAGGCCGACGACTGGGGGCGCCTGCCCGACACCGGCGACTCCGTCGTCGTCGAGCACACGAGCGCGAACCCGACCGGCCCCGTCCACGTCGGGCGCGCCCGCAACCCCATCCTCGGCGACGCCGTCTCCAGGGTCCTCGACTACGCCGGCTACGACGTCACCCGCGAGTACTACGTCAACGACGCGGGCCGCCAGATGGCCGTGTTCACCTGGGCCTACGAGCACTTCGACGAGGACGACCTCCCGGAACCCGGCCGCGACAAGCCCGACTACGACCTCGTTCGCTACTACCGGGCGGGCAACGAGTTCTTAGAGGAGGGCGAACCGGAGGCCGTCGAGGAGGCCGAGACGGAGATCGCGGCCATCATCGAGGGCCTCGACCGGGGCGACGAGGAGACCTACGAGCGCGTCGGCGAGGTCGTCGAGGGCGTGCTCGGCGGGATGCGCCAGACCCTCGAGCGCCTCCCCGCGGAGTTCGACGAGTTCGTCCGGGAGACCGAGTTCCTCCGGGACGGTTCGACCGACGAGGTGGTCGAGGACTTGAAGACGTCGGCACACGCCTTCGAGGAGGAGGACGCCTGGCAACTCGACCTCGAGGAGTGGGACATCGAGCAGTCGTTCGTCTTCCTGCGCTCGGACGACACGACGCTGTACACCACCAGAGACCTCGCCCACCACGAGTGGAAGTTCGACACGTTCGACCGCGCTATCACCGTGCTCGGCGAGGACCAGGAGCTCCACGCGAACAAGCTCCGTGCCGCCCTCGACATCCGCGGCAACGACACCGACCAGCTCGAGGAGCTGTTCTACGCGTGGGTGAACCTCCCGGGCGGCGAGTCGATGAGCACCCGACAGGGCACCGGCGTCGACATGGACGACCTGCTCGACGAGGCCGTCCTGCGCGCCGAAGAGGCGGTCCGCTCCCGGCTGGACGACCGCATCCGCGACGACGACCTGACCGAGGACGACGTCGAGCGCATCGCCCGCCAGGTCGGCATCGGCGCGGTCCGCTACGACATCGTCTCGAAGCAGCCGACGAAGGCCATCACGTTCGACTGGGAGGACGCCCTCGACTTCGAGGGGCAGAGCGCGCCGTACGTCCAGTACGCCCACGCTCGTGCTTGCGGAATTCTGGGTGAAGCTGGCGACGCGAACGCGGCGCTCGACGCGGACCTCCTCACGACGGACGAGGAGCAGAACCTCCTGCAGGCGGTGGCGCGGTTCCCGGTCGTCGTCGAGTCCGCGGCGGACGAACTCGAACCCCACCAGGTCGCGACGTACGCCCGCGACTTCGTGGACACGTTCAACGCGTTCTACCGGTCGTGTCCGGTGCTCGCCGACGACGTCGACGACGACCTGCGGGACGCGCGCCTGGCACTGGTCGAGGCGTCGCGGACCACGCTCGCGAACGCGCTGTCGGTCCTCGGCATCGAGGCGCCAGACTCTATGTGACCTACAGCGCGCCGACGAACGCCAGCGAACCGTAGAGGACGGCGAGCGCCAGCAGGACGTAGAGAATCAGCCAGCCGGTCGAGATCGAGTTGTCGGTTGCCATACCCAACCTCCGTCGTGCCGTTCGCTTAATCCTTCCCGTTCGACCCGAGGAAGCCGCCGGTCACCCGGGAGAGCAGCGACGGACTCCCGGTTTCGGACTCGTCTGTGACCTCCGCGAGCGCGGCGCCGGCGGCCGCCGACGCCTCCTCGTCGTCCTCCTGGAACGACAGCGGCGGCGACTCCCCGAGCAGTTCGTAGCCGAGTTCCCGGTAGGACTGGGCCGCGGGGCTCTCCTCGGCGTGGACGACCAGCGGTTCGCCCGCGTCCTCGCTGTCGGCGACGCCGCTGTCCTCCGGGATGGCGGCCAGCAGCGGGACGTCGAGGTCCGCGACCGCGTCCTCGGTGTCGGCGCTCCCGCCCTCCCGCGTCAGCACGAGTCCCGCCACCTCGCCACCGACGCGCTCGGCGAGCGCCAGCGTCTTCGCGGTGTTCTCGAGGGCCGCGACCTGCGGCGTCGACACCAACAGGACGTCGTCGGCGAGGCCGAGTGGCACCGTCGTGTCGTGGCTCAGGCCGCCGCCCGTGTCCACGACCACCACGTCGTAGGCCTCGCGGAGGTCCGCGGCCACGTCCCTGAGCTTCGAGGGGTCCGCGCGCCCGAAGTCCTCGATGTCCGTCCCGCCGACCATCACGTCGATGCCACCCGGCGCCGACCCGACAGCGTCCAGCGTCTCGGCGTCCCCCGCGAGGACGTCGTGGAGCGTCGCGTCGGCCGGTTCGACCTCGAGGACGGTGCCGAGGTTCGCCATCCCGAGGTCGTAGTCCACGAGCACCACCGACCGGCCGGCCTCCGCCATCGCGGCCGCGGCGTTCACCGCGGTCGTCGTCTTGCCGACGCCCCCCTTCCCGGAGGCGACGGCGAACACGTGCCCTGTCATGTGCCCGCATACGCAGAGCGCGACTTAAAGCGTTGGGCGCGAGTGGGGGTCAAAGCTTACTTACACGCTGGCCGGCTACTTCCGAGCAATGAGCGAGCAGGAGGGCGTACCGTCCGAGGACCGACGAAAGTACGAGTTCCAGAAGGTCATCGAGGAGCTCAAGGACTACTCCGGGAGCGGCACGCAACTCGTCACCATCTACATCCCCCCGGACAAGCAGGTTTCGGACGTCGTCGCCCACGTCACGCAGGAGCACTCCGAGGCGTCGAACATCAAGTCGAAGCAGACCCGGACGAACGTCCAGGACGCGCTCACCTCCATCAAGGACCGCCTCCGCTACTACGACACCTTCCCGCCGGACAACGGGATGGTCATCTTCTCCGGCGCCGTCGACTCCGGCGGCGGCCGCACCGACATGGTCACGGAGGTCCTCGAATCCCCGCCCCAGCCCATCGAGTCGTTCCGCTACCACTGCGACAGCGCGTTCCTCACCGAGCCGCTCCAGGAGATGCTCGGGGACAAGGGCTTGTATGGCCTCATCGTCCTCGACCGCCGGGAGGCCAACGTCGGCTGGCTGAAGGGCAAGCGCATCGAGGCCGTCAAGTCCGCGAGTAGTCTCGTTCCCGGGAAGCAGCGGAAGGGGGGCCAGTCCGCACAACGGTTCGCCCGACTCCGCCTCGAGGCCATCGACAACTTCTACCAGGAGATCGCGGGGATGGCCGACGATCTCTTCGTCCCGAAGCGCCACGAGATCGACGGCATTCTCGTCGGCGGCCCCTCACCGACCAAGGACGAGTTCCTCGACGGCGACTACCTCCACCACGAACTCCAGGACCACGTCCTCGGCAAGTTCGACGTCTCCTACACCGACGAGTCCGGCCTGAAGGAGATGGTCGACTCCGCCCAGGAGACGCTCGCCGAAGCCGACCTGATGGACGACAAGGCGGACATGGAGGAGTTCTTCCAGGAGCTCAACGGCGGCGACCTCGCCACCTACGGCTTCGACCAGACCCGCCAGAACCTCATCATGGGCTCCGTCGACCGCCTGCTCATCTCCGAGGACCTCCGCAAGGACGTCGTCACCTACGAGTGTCCGAACGACCACGACGAACGGGAACTGATCGCCCAGCGCGCGGACACCCCCGAACACGAGTGCGCGGAGTGTGGCGAGGAGGCCGAGATCCTCGAGCGCGAGGACGCCATCGACCACCTGATGAACATCGCCGAACAGCGCGGTACGGACACCCACTTCATCTCCACGGACTTCGAGAAGGGTGAACAGCTCCTCACCGCCTTCGGTGGGTTCGCCGGGCTGCTGCGGTACGGAACGGGCGTCTAAGACGCACTTTTTGCGCTGCACGGGGTAGCCTGCGGCCACCCCGTTCGGCAAAAACTTGTGGAAAAAGCACAGCGTCGCTCCCGATGGTCGCTCCTCGGCCCGAGCGCTCACTTCGTTCGCGCTCGGTGAACCGCGACCCTTCCGGGGTCTTCGACCCGCTCGGGTCGCGGATGCTCGCAGCCGGCTCTTTCTCGGTCAGTCGTCGGCGTGGGCCAGTTCGAACGGGTACGGCGGGAGCCGTAGTTCGTCGAGGCCGGGGAGGTGTTTGACGTCGTAGACGACTTTCAGTTCGTCAGTGACGGGGACGCCGTTGCAGGAGAGGCGGAACCCCTGGTCGAGGAGGTCCGGCGAGAGGATGTGGTCGATGGGCTGGGAGAGGTCGCCCTCCGTGACGGCCACCGCGCAGTTCGCGCAGGCGCCGCCGCGGCAGGCGTACGGCCACGCCCACCCGCGGCCCTCCGCGGCCTCGAGGAGGGACTCGCCGGGTTCGACGACGAACGTGCCGTGGTCGACGGGGCCGAGGTCCGCGTTCGCGGCCTTCTCGAAGAGGTCCGCATCGTCGAGGGCCCAGCCGCGTTCGTCGAGGGCCGTGTGGCTCAGGTACTCGACGGTCGTCTCCGCGGACACCGGCTGGTCGTCGACGTCCGCGGCGCTGTCGACGTCGCGGGGTTCGATGGCCTCGTCGCTCTCGATTGCCTCGTAGGCCGCCCGAACGAGCTTGAACTCCTCGACGGACCCGCCCTGGTCGGGGTGGGTCTGGATGACGCGGCGGCGGTAGGCTTCCCGGATCTCGTCGTCGTCCGCGCCGGGGTCGACGCCGAGAATCTCGTGTGGGGAGTCCACAGAGGGGGTTACGGCCAGAGCAGAATAAGTCTCACCGCTCCCTACACCATCGCGTCACTGGAAATATCGGGGTTGGCGTCGACGTAGGCGGCGAGTGTCTCGACGTAGCTCTCGAATGCCGGGCAGGCGGCGCCGCTGCCGGCGAGCGCCCGACGCGCGTTCGGGTTCACGTACCGCGTCGGGTGGGTGAAGTAGTCCAGCGTCTCCGGCGGGATGCCCGTCAGCGACCGGCCGAGCCCGGTGCCGAGCAGGCGCTTCGAGAGGCCGGGGGTCGACGGAATCGGCAGCACGCGCGTGTCCGTCGCTGCGGCGAGCAGGCGGGTGAGTTCCGGAATCGTCGGCGGGTTCGGGTCGCAGAGCTGGTAGACCGCGCCGGCGTCGCCGTGCTCGGCGAGGTAGTCGACGGCGTCCACGACGAAGTTCCGCGGAACGACGTTGAGTTCCGTCGAGCGCGCGCCGGGGAAGACGGGCAGCGGCGCGACGCCTGGACAGCGCCGAAGCCACCGAAGTACGAAGTACGGGCCGTCGTACTTCTGCGTCTCGCCGGTCTCGCTGTCTCCGACCGTGATGGCGGGGCGGTAGACGGTCGCCGGCAGCCCCTCGGCCATCCGCTCCTGGACCAGCACCTCCGCTTCGAACTTCGTCGCCTCGTAGTGGTTGTTGAACGACTGCCCGACGTCCAGGTCGCCCTCGCCGAAGACGCCGTCGTGGCGCCCGCTGACGTAACACGTGCTGACGTACTGGAAGCGACGCAGGTCGCAGTCCGCCGCGAACGCCAGGACATTGCGGGTGCCCTCGACGTTGACCGCTTCGCCGACCGCGCGGTCGACGGCGAGGTCGTAGACCGCGGCGAGGTGGAACAGTTCCTCGACCTCCCGCTCGAGCGCGGCGCGCGCGCTGGCGTCGAGGCCGAGGTCCGGGTCCGTGATGTCGCCCTCATGGACGACGATGCTGTTCTCCCACTCCCCGCCCGCGAGTTCCCGCGCCCGGGATGCCGCGGCGTCCCGGTACTTCGGCTGGACGAGGCAGTGGACGGTGTCGGTCCGGTCGAGCAGTCGATCCACGAGCGCGGACCCGAGGAACCCCGGGAAGCCGGTGAGGAAGACGCTCACCGCAGCCACCCCGGGAACCGGGAGAGCGTACGCGTCCCCGCGGTCATCAGGCGCGTCCACAGTTCTGTCGGGAGCGGTCCGGGGTCGATGCGGGCGCCGCGCTGGACGGCGACGGTCTGCGATTCGGTGTACTTCAACAGCCCTTCGTCGCCGTGCCGGCGGCCGATGCCGGAGTCGCCCATCCCGCCCATCGGCGCGTCCGTCGAGGCCCACGCGGCGGCGTACCCCTCGTTGACGTTGACGGTCCCACAGTCGACGCGCCGGGCGACGCGCTCGCCGTGCTCCCCGTCGCCGGTCCAGACGGACGCGTTCAGGCCGTACGGGGAGTCGTTCGCGAGCGCGACCGCCTCGTCCTCACCGCCGACCCGGTAGAGGCTCACCACCGGGCCGAACGTCTCCTCGGCGTAGGCTGCCATCTCCGGCGTGACGTCCTCGAGGACCGTCGGTTCGTAGAAGTACGGCCCGAGGTCGGGGCGCTCGCGTCCGCCCACGAGCACCGACGCCCCCTGCTCGACGGCGTCCTCGACGTGCCGGGTCGTCTTCGCCAGCTGGTCGGCGTTCTGAAGCGACCCGATGTCGGGAGCGTAGTCGAAGCCGGTGCCGAGACGGAGCGCCCGGGTTTCGCCGACGAACGCGTCGCAGAACTCGTCGTAGACGGCGTCGTCGACGTAGAGCCGCTCGGTGCTGATGCAGAGCTGTCCGGCGTTCGCGAAGCAGGCACGGACCGCGCCGCTGGCGGCCCGCTCGGGGTCCGCGTCGTCGAGGACGAGCAGCGGGTTCTTCCCGCCGAGTTCCATCGAGCAGTCCACGAGGTTGCGGCCGGCGCGCGCGGCCACCTCGCGGCCCGTCGCCGTCGACCCCGTGAAGCAGACGTAGTCCGTGTGGTCGACGAGCGCCGTGCCGACCCGGTCGCCCTCCCCGGAGACGACGGCGAACAGTTCCGG
Encoded proteins:
- a CDS encoding branched-chain amino acid ABC transporter ATP-binding protein; translated protein: MSDIETVRRYDDAVFSARDVETGYGDLQVLYGVDIDVQDDEIVLVFGPNGAGKSTLMRALFKQLPLWAGTIEIGGEDYSGLEANQMVSHGVSYVPQTSNVFPNLTVAENLDIGAIHASDADDRRQRMFELFPRLEERHSQDAETLSGGERQMLAMARALMPDPDVLLIDEPSAGLAPQLIERTFEHVDQIRQTGTAVLMVEQNVDAALDVTDRAYALDMGENKFEADAETIRSSQRVRDLYLGK
- a CDS encoding ParA domain-containing protein, which translates into the protein MTGHVFAVASGKGGVGKTTTAVNAAAAMAEAGRSVVLVDYDLGMANLGTVLEVEPADATLHDVLAGDAETLDAVGSAPGGIDVMVGGTDIEDFGRADPSKLRDVAADLREAYDVVVVDTGGGLSHDTTVPLGLADDVLLVSTPQVAALENTAKTLALAERVGGEVAGLVLTREGGSADTEDAVADLDVPLLAAIPEDSGVADSEDAGEPLVVHAEESPAAQSYRELGYELLGESPPLSFQEDDEEASAAAGAALAEVTDESETGSPSLLSRVTGGFLGSNGKD
- a CDS encoding peptide chain release factor 1 (Directs the termination of nascent peptide synthesis in response to the termination codons UAA, UAG and UGA); this encodes MSEQEGVPSEDRRKYEFQKVIEELKDYSGSGTQLVTIYIPPDKQVSDVVAHVTQEHSEASNIKSKQTRTNVQDALTSIKDRLRYYDTFPPDNGMVIFSGAVDSGGGRTDMVTEVLESPPQPIESFRYHCDSAFLTEPLQEMLGDKGLYGLIVLDRREANVGWLKGKRIEAVKSASSLVPGKQRKGGQSAQRFARLRLEAIDNFYQEIAGMADDLFVPKRHEIDGILVGGPSPTKDEFLDGDYLHHELQDHVLGKFDVSYTDESGLKEMVDSAQETLAEADLMDDKADMEEFFQELNGGDLATYGFDQTRQNLIMGSVDRLLISEDLRKDVVTYECPNDHDERELIAQRADTPEHECAECGEEAEILEREDAIDHLMNIAEQRGTDTHFISTDFEKGEQLLTAFGGFAGLLRYGTGV
- a CDS encoding arginyl-tRNA synthetase, which encodes MFIAFRREVETALAAALDDLGYPTGDLGIEEPPADVPAVLASSAAFRLAGEAGAPPPQVAAELVDALDLTEADYVGGVSSQGPYVNFTPSEEYYAATLESAQADDWGRLPDTGDSVVVEHTSANPTGPVHVGRARNPILGDAVSRVLDYAGYDVTREYYVNDAGRQMAVFTWAYEHFDEDDLPEPGRDKPDYDLVRYYRAGNEFLEEGEPEAVEEAETEIAAIIEGLDRGDEETYERVGEVVEGVLGGMRQTLERLPAEFDEFVRETEFLRDGSTDEVVEDLKTSAHAFEEEDAWQLDLEEWDIEQSFVFLRSDDTTLYTTRDLAHHEWKFDTFDRAITVLGEDQELHANKLRAALDIRGNDTDQLEELFYAWVNLPGGESMSTRQGTGVDMDDLLDEAVLRAEEAVRSRLDDRIRDDDLTEDDVERIARQVGIGAVRYDIVSKQPTKAITFDWEDALDFEGQSAPYVQYAHARACGILGEAGDANAALDADLLTTDEEQNLLQAVARFPVVVESAADELEPHQVATYARDFVDTFNAFYRSCPVLADDVDDDLRDARLALVEASRTTLANALSVLGIEAPDSM
- a CDS encoding branched-chain amino acid ABC transporter ATPase, which produces MSTDDTPAGGQPADDGTELLEVDNVVKTFGGLVAVDGATFGVERASITGLIGPNGAGKSTLFNCITGVHTPDSGEVRLDGDPIQGLSPTEIARRGVGRTFQTPKTFRGMTVRENLAFAAKGQLGERALSTIFRSGAVDDQEADIQATVDETLEFLELDHLAEEYGSALSGGQRKLLELGRVLMMDPEIILLDEPIAGVNPSLTDELLARLRELNDRGRTILLIEHDMGVVMENCDRVVVMHNGQTLASGPPSIVQEDERVVEAYLGGYDR
- the gabD2 gene encoding succinate-semialdehyde dehydrogenase (NADP-dependent semialdehyde dehydrogenase; part of alternative pathway from alpha-ketoglutarate to succinate), which codes for MDTEWTDAKTLAGLREDLVVTGERPRITVEAPYTGEPLAEIPAGTEADVEAAVTRVREAQAKWADRPVEDRVAVLDRYADDVLDEQGAVMDLAQLETGKARRDAFEEVLDVAATASHYADAAPGLLSSERRRGALPGLTKTTVHHRPVGVVGVISPWNYPVTLAISDALPALAAGNGVVLKPAQQTTHVALLVRRLLVEAGLPPELFAVVSGEGDRVGTALVDHTDYVCFTGSTATGREVAARAGRNLVDCSMELGGKNPLLVLDDADPERAASGAVRACFANAGQLCISTERLYVDDAVYDEFCDAFVGETRALRLGTGFDYAPDIGSLQNADQLAKTTRHVEDAVEQGASVLVGGRERPDLGPYFYEPTVLEDVTPEMAAYAEETFGPVVSLYRVGGEDEAVALANDSPYGLNASVWTGDGEHGERVARRVDCGTVNVNEGYAAAWASTDAPMGGMGDSGIGRRHGDEGLLKYTESQTVAVQRGARIDPGPLPTELWTRLMTAGTRTLSRFPGWLR
- a CDS encoding ferredoxin; this translates as MDSPHEILGVDPGADDDEIREAYRRRVIQTHPDQGGSVEEFKLVRAAYEAIESDEAIEPRDVDSAADVDDQPVSAETTVEYLSHTALDERGWALDDADLFEKAANADLGPVDHGTFVVEPGESLLEAAEGRGWAWPYACRGGACANCAVAVTEGDLSQPIDHILSPDLLDQGFRLSCNGVPVTDELKVVYDVKHLPGLDELRLPPYPFELAHADD